The window TTTGTGGGAACGGCCCCTGCCATCGCTGATGTGCCGGTTTTCCCCTTCACCAATGGTGCGGAACTTTTGGCCTGCGCCTTCCTGGGCATTCTTTGCTTCCCGTTCTCCTACCTGTATGTTCGCTGCTATAACGAATCCGAAACCAGGTTTGCCAAGTGGAACAAACCCAACTGGATTAAGCCTGCTGTAGGTGGCGCTTGCGTTTCTGCCATTATCTGGGCTTACCCCGAAGTGGCTGGCGGTGGCTTTGAATTCATCACCGAAATCATGCACGACATGATGCCCCATACGGTTCTTGGCGTTTTCATTTTGCTGGCTATTGTGCTTGCAAAAATTATCGCTACAGCTCTTACGGTGGGTTCCGGCGGATCAGGCGGCGTGTTCGGTCCCTCCCTTTTCATTGGCGGTGTTCTTGGTGCAGCCTTCGCTGGCGTTATCGAACTGATTGCCCCGGGCGTTCTCCGTAACCCTGAAATGTTCATTCTGGTGGGCATGGGCGCATTCTTTGCCGGTGCAGCCAAGGCTCCTATTGCAGGCGTGGTCATGGTCTGCGAAATGACCGGAAGCTACAGCCTTTTGCCGGGCCTTTTGATTGCCGCCGTGATGCACATTGCCTTCTCACGCCCCTGGAGCATTTACAAGAGCCAGGTCCAGAACAAGTTTGCTAGCCCCGCACACCGCGGCGATATCGACCAGGATATTCTGCGAATCACCACCGTAGGCGAAGTCATTGAGCATTGCGATATGAAGGTCCTCAAGGCAGAGGATTCCCTGGCTGACGTACTGAAGGATATTGAAGTCAACTACGTCTATCCGGTGTTCGATCAGGGCCGTTACATCGGTCTTTTGGATATGTCCGTGGTGAAGACCGCCTACATTTCCTCTCCGGACTTGATCCAGCATTTGCTCATTTCAGACTGTACCGTAAAGGCTCCCATGCTTACGGACACCACAGACCTCCACACCGCGCTTCGCATCTTCGTGAACAACAAGATTCAGGAACTTTGCGTCAAGGACGAAAGTGGGGAAGTCATCGGCACCCTAAGCCACGACGCCATTCTCAAGGCCTACGATAGAATTGTCAATCAAGCCAGGGAATAATTTTCTTTACCCGAATTTGCTCCGACGATGGATACGAAAAAAGCGTATATTTAAAACGTCAGATTAATGAATATGGCTTGCGGAAAACCCTCTATAAAAAAATCTACAAGTCCAGTATGAAAATGAAATT of the Fibrobacter sp. genome contains:
- a CDS encoding chloride channel protein — translated: MINLQQRFAKFFVINGYLPKIFLAAVIGCVTGLVAVAFHFGLESTSAWIRGPWTGEDALPWWTFAIMPAIGGLIVGFIIYRLADAPETAGQGTDNMIKAFHHEGGKIRKRVAPVKFITSIITLSTGGSAGYEGPVSQIGSGVASTICKFFKVPRSLRGQFTLAGTAAGLGAIFKAPLSGALTSVEVLYREDFESNAFATSIISSVVAFTVYIAFVGTAPAIADVPVFPFTNGAELLACAFLGILCFPFSYLYVRCYNESETRFAKWNKPNWIKPAVGGACVSAIIWAYPEVAGGGFEFITEIMHDMMPHTVLGVFILLAIVLAKIIATALTVGSGGSGGVFGPSLFIGGVLGAAFAGVIELIAPGVLRNPEMFILVGMGAFFAGAAKAPIAGVVMVCEMTGSYSLLPGLLIAAVMHIAFSRPWSIYKSQVQNKFASPAHRGDIDQDILRITTVGEVIEHCDMKVLKAEDSLADVLKDIEVNYVYPVFDQGRYIGLLDMSVVKTAYISSPDLIQHLLISDCTVKAPMLTDTTDLHTALRIFVNNKIQELCVKDESGEVIGTLSHDAILKAYDRIVNQARE